The proteins below come from a single Solea solea chromosome 6, fSolSol10.1, whole genome shotgun sequence genomic window:
- the LOC131461531 gene encoding membrane-spanning 4-domains subfamily A member 4A-like, which produces MSSTVSTTVGDMVVVTHVLPANTNVNAGENTQTLVGVQKFIKGQPLALGTVQIIIGLMIFLFGIAMTPRADTLGVVSGIFVWGAAFYITAGSLTVAAARRPSRCLVNCTLAFSVVAAVATSFGIILFTLDATGLLMYCRYDLVFECGLYRSRVMGFSGVLAVFSLLELIVSATVAGYACSATCNCGGETPSIIVVPAESLATGQTAAPYTEEMQNMKGDVSAMTPPPAYSAVVS; this is translated from the exons ATGTCTTCAACCGTGTCCACGACCGTGGGGGACATGGTGGTCGTCACCCACGTCCTCCCTGCTAACACTAACGTTAACGCTGGTGAGAACACACAGACGTTAGTGGGAGTCCAGAAATTCATCAAGGGACAACCACTGGCGCTGGGG ACGGTTCAGATCATCATCGGCCTGATGATTTTCCTGTTTGGGATCGCGATGACACCTCGTGCAGACACACTTGGAGTTGTCAGCGGCATCTTCGTCTGGGGAGCTGCGTTT tacaTCACTGCTGGATCTCTGACAGTGGCTGCTGCCAGACGACCGAGCCGCTGCCTG GTGAACTGCACCCTGGCGTTCAGTGTCGTCGCAGCGGTCGCCACCAGCTTCGGCATCATCCTCTTCACTCTGGATGCGACTGGACTTCTCATGTACTGCAGATACGACTTGGTCTTCGAGTGCGGCCTCTACAGG AGTCGGGTGATGGGCTTCTCAGGAGTCCTGGCCGTCTTCAGCCTGTTGGAGTTGATCGTCTCAGCCACCGTCGCAGGTTACGCCTGCAGCGCCACGTGTAACTGCGGTGGCGAG aCACCATCAATCATTGTTGTACCTGCAGAATCTTTGGCCACTGGACAAACTGCTGCTCCCTACACtgaagag atgcagAACATGAAAGGAGACGTGAGCGCCATGACTCCTCCTCCAGCGTACAGCGCTGTGGTCAGCTGA